The Planktothrix agardhii NIES-204 genomic interval AAAATATTTAATCATAGATTAACCCAAAATCACTATGATTTTTTAGCCAAAGATTTAAACGCATTTAATATTTTAATCACTTTCAAAAGTTTTGGCAGCAATCGGTCTTTTAATTGTTTAGCAACCGATGTAATTCCAGAAGTTCATGTTACAGGGGCTAATCAATGCTTACCTTTATATTTTTATAATAAAAAAGGCGATCAAATTGATAATATAACCGACTGGGGTTTAACACAATTTCAAACCCATTACAACGATAAAACTATAAAAAAAATTGATATCTTCCATTATACCTACGCTGTTTTACATAATCCCATCTATCGAGAAAAATACGAACAAAACCTAAAACGGGATTTTCCCCGTATTCCCTTTTATGATAACTTTCCACAGTGGGTAACTTGGGGAAAACAACTCATGGAACTTCATATTAACTATGAAACCATTAACCCCTATCCCCTAACCCGTGTTAATAGTTCGGAAACCGAAATCACCAACCCCAAACCGAAATTAAAAGCCGATAAAATCAAAGGTGAAATTATCCTTGATACCGTCACCAGCTTAACGGATATTCCTAAAACCGCCTGGGAATATCGCTTAGGAAATCGTTCGGCGTTGGAATGGATATTAGATCAATATAAAGAGAAAAAACCCAAGGATGAAACTATTGCCAAACAATTTAATAATTATCGGTTTGCGGACTATAAAGAACAGGTAATTAACTTATTAATGCGGGTTTGTACTGTTAGTGTAGAAACGGTTAAGATTATTCAAGCTATGGAAACCAATCAACATTAATATAATGGATTCGGTGCTTAAGCGCGAAGTGCGGGTTGCGCCAACACACGGAATGGCAAGCGTATATATTGCCATGTCCGTTGCTATAGCAATCCTAAATCAGTTGTAATATTTCCATCTATCTCGACCCCTCCCAACCCTCCCCTTAGTAAGGGGAGGGCTAGGGTGGGGTTCTATATTCTGATCGCAAATCATTTAAGATTGCTATATAAGGGGTCGGAGATTAATAAACCCAACCAGGTAAAGAAGTCTAAAGATGACTCAATTGTTTAGGATTTACCGCCATAATAGAACAGGATTTCCTTCTCTTTTAAGCCTTGAAATCCCGCATCAATTAATAATTGATTCAGTTCAGTTTCAGGAATATGTTTAGCACCAATCCGAACAATTCGAGACCGCATGGTATTACTAACACCACTGCGTTGACGTCCGGCTTCTAAACCCATAACTTTATGGTAAAGATCTAACTTAACCGGAGGAATTGCTGTACCATCAAAGTCAATTCCTTTCGCGATCGCCACATCAATTGCATCCGCGCCCGTTGTTGATTCCGTTGATATATTAGCTTCTGAAGTCATGGGAAATTATCCAATTTAATCTTTAAACAATTCTATTTTACCGTTAAAGGTTTAACGATACATTCTAGTTTCCAAATCCTTAATAATTCGTTGTTTATCCGGTTGTCCTTTCAAGAGTTTCAGCAGTCCTAACCCCTGATGAATCGGTTTATTACTAGCGGGTTCAGCAAAGCCGCTTACCCCGTCTATTTCACCCATAATTGTCCGATAAAATGCCGCACCGAATAGATGATCCATTGGTTTTTCCCCCTCTCCAAAGGAACCCACCGCCATCCAATTATTGCCGATCGCTGTGGAGGGATTTCTGGTTTCTGAAACCGTCGGAATCCCTAATTTAATTTTATCAGAAATTGACTTTTGTGCTACTTCTGCGATCGCCACCCTAGCGGTCATTTCTATTAAAGGAATTGCCCCTTTAATAATTACATTTCCCGATAATAAACCCAAGCCGCCCCTAGAAACAGAATTATAGGATTTTTCCGCTAATCGATCTATTTTGACCTCCGCAATATCAATCCGTTGAATATCAATTCTGGGATAATCTTGATGCTTTTCTAAGATAGATTGCATCGTTGTTTGAATAGTTTTAAATGCTTCTAAATATTCATCATCATCAAACTCATTGTTTAAAGCTAAATTCGGTTGACGGATGAGTTGATAAATCACTTTTCCCTGGGCTGGAATCTCTGCATTGATCATCCATTCATCTAAACTAATTAAGGTTAAAGCATCGAGAATATTTTTCCCTTCTCGTAGTTGAATATAGGTTTTTGCATAGCGCTTTTTATCGGATTCGGATAATTGGGATTGATTATAAATAGTATTAATAATCAGAATATCTAAGGTTAAAACTCTGGCGGTAATACTTCCGCGCAAATAGTATTTTTTTAAGTTGGATTTTAAGGAGGAATTGAGAATAATCGTATCAATTTTTGTTAACGCATCTAAATCGGGAACCGCTTCCCCTGAACGGATATATTGATAGGTTCCTTTTAACTGATTTTTTGCTTCTAACTCTAAATCCGATGTTTCTAAGGCTTTTTCTAAGCAATGTTCTAAGGTCAAACAACGGGAATGATGGCTGGCGATAATATAACGTTGACCGATATCAGAATACAGTTTAGAGGTTAGCACCAAATAATCTAATAAATCTAAGGCGGTAAAATCTTGGGTTGCTTGTCCATTATTGAGACGATTATAGGCTTCTAAACATCTAGTCTTAGTTTGTTCATAGAGAGAGAATTGATTAATTAAACGATTGATTTGTCGATCTATATTCAATTCTGAGTTATAAAAACTATGCAGGACTAAAAAGGCATCATTTCCCCTAATTCCACAGCCTTTTAGTCGTAAATTTGCTCCTTCTGTGCGGTGGGGCGGAATTCTCACGGTATAGGTTTTACCGTTTTTTAAGGTAACGGTTTGACTTCCCCCTTGATCGGCTGTTTGATAGGCTATAAAAATATGATACAGTTCATCTAAACTGCAATCAGTTCCGTGGGGATTGGATAAAGGTTCTTCTAATTCTGAACCCAAATAATCTATCCAATCTTGACCTTTTTTCCAAGTAGATTCTACGGAATGGGTTGCTGTATCCCGAATCGTTTTTCCGGCTTCGGTGGCTTTATGGGTAATGGCTTCTCCCGCATGGGATACGGATTGTTTAGCGGCTTCGGTGGCTTTTTCCGTTAAAGATTGACTAGCTTTGGCTGCTTTTTGACTAATCGAATTCCATAAGGATTTACTTTTGCGATCGCCCATTGATTTATTCCCCTCTGAACTCCCCTAAAGCCATGATATAGCAATCCTAAATAGGTTGTAACATTTTAATGCTGATATGAAACGGCCAGAAGTATTACCCCAGATCCCTCCCCCCCTAGCCCCACGTGCACGGGGGGTTTGGGGGGGCTGTTCTCTATTCCCTTTTGATCAGGGATTTTAAACACAACTCAAATAGGATTGCTATATAATAGTTGGCATTAAATTATTTTAGCTCAAATCAACTCCTATTTTTAAACGAGTTTTGCTCCTAGGATTTTCTGGATTAAAACAGCAACTTTAATAATATCGGGGCCGCCGATTCTAACATTCCGACAAATCCGCCCCGAGGTTTATTTTCTTCAGGATTTAATTTATATTCCAAGGCTTCAACTAACTGGAGGGAAAATTTTTCGCCCTCTGGGGAATTTAAAGTTTTATACAGTTGTTCGGCTTGTTTTGCATCAGCCATAGCCCCTGTTAAATTCCCTAAATCAGCCAGCGCCATACTGCGAGCAAAATAGGCAGCGGCTAACTTGTCATCTAATCTCAATGCTTGATTATAAAAATCAATAGCATTAACATAATGTCCCGCTTTCGCTTCACTCACTCCCAGACGGTAAAAGTCCTCCGCATCGCCCACACTCGCCGGAAGTCCGATAACACCCACTAACTGAGCATTATTAATACTTTTGGCATCTAAAATCGCATTAGTGAGATAGGAACTTCTTAAATCTGTGCCGTTGAGGTTAGCCCCCGCCAGGTTCGCCCCGGTTAAGTTAGCCCCGAATAAACTTGCCCCAGCTAGGTTTGCCCCCCGCAGGTCTGCTCCCGTCAGGTTAGCTCGACTAAGGTTCGCTCCCACCAGATTAGCACCATTGAGGTTAGCACCGACTAAATTCGCCAGTACCAAACCCGCACCACTGAGGTCGCAATTTTGACATTGTTTAGTTGAAAGAAGTTGTTGAGTCTGCTGTAAATTTTCGGCTTGGGCTGGGGTTAGGGGACTGAATACTGCTAACAGAGCAACACCAGCGATAATTTTTTGTTTCATGATAGACTAATCAGAAGATTGTTATCGCTATGATAGAATATTATTGGGGTAATTGCTACCGTTATCAAGCAGACTTTCGATTTTATCTCTATTTATATTAAGTTGATCAAAATCACGATTAAAAAGTGACTTTAATCACATTCATTTCAGGGGTTCTGTCACTGGTAAAATTATCCTTTCAATCAATAATATTAGAAGACAGAACCCGTTTTTGTTTTAGGTGCTTCCCATGTTAATAACTGAACCCTCTGTTAGTGTTGAAAGATTAGTCAATCAAATTTTTTGCTCTCGAAAAATCACCCGCAATGACCAAAGATTATTGATGTCATTGCTACTTTCCAAAGACTCATTAAGTGTAGAGGAACATTCCTATATTGATCAAGTTTTTGAACGCTTAAGACGGGGGCTAATTCATGTTGTTGATTAAATATCATAAATTACTCTTAAACCCAGAACTAAAACCACAGGAATTAACAGCCTGTGGTTCTATTTTTTTAAGATTTTGTGCTAGTTTGAAACCGTTGATAAGGAAAACGCCCGGTTTTGGGATCAAACCATTTATTCCAGAGTTGGGTATTTTCTTCGCTGGTAATAGTTTGATTAACTAAAGTTCCCCATTGAGAACTATTTTTAGGTAAAATACAACCATAATTTTCAAAGGTTAGGGGTTGTGAGGGGACTAAAGCAAAGGCTTTAAAGTCTAGTCCTTGTCGCCACAATTCGCCTAATAATAGAATCCCATCACTAGCGACCAAATCAATTTCTTCCGCTTTTAAGCGACGAATTCCATCCGCACGACTTCCAATAACTTGCCATTTCGCTTCAGGATAAATGGGACGGAATTGATCATCTGTCGTTGTTCCCAATAGGAATCCCACTGTAATATTACTTTCCCTGACTGTTTTTAATTCGGTTTCGGAAGTAAGAGTCGGGTTTAAACGTTCTGCATCCGCTTCTCTTGCTAAAAGTTGAATACCACTGGTAAAATAGGGAGTAGAAAAATCTACCTTTTGTTCTCGTTCTGGAGTAATACTGGTTGCTTCACAGACAATATCTAATTTACCTGTTTCTACCTGCTCAAATCTATTTTTCAAGTTAACGGTTTTTAATTCTAATTTAATCGGTTTATTCAGTTGTTTTTCTAGGCGCTGTTGAATAAGTTTAATTAAATCAACGGAATACCCTTGTAAGGTGTCATTTTTGTCTGTATAACCAAAGGGAACCGCATCCGTCCTCACCCCGGCCGTCAATACCCCTGTCTGGCTGACTTTTTCTAACACGGTTTCCGCCCAAACCGAGAGGGGAAAACTAACGGTGAAAAGAAGACTCAAAAGAGAAACAGCAAGTTTTTTGTCCATTTGCATTAGATTCTTAACCAGATTAAAACCTCCTGTCATCCTATAACATTAATTGGGAACTAAAGGCAAGGGGAAAAATATATTTACTAGAAACCAGTTATAGGATTTTGGTGATTAATAACATTTAAGTTTACAAAATTTTTGTTGTTATTAAGAATATTTCTTTGTTAGAGAGTGTGAAAATCGTTTCTTCAAATAAAATTAGCTGGCATCTATCCTTACTCCTAAATACTAAAAACTTTAGTCAATTTTAACTAACTAAAGTTTTAAATTCACTCAGCTTTCAACCTATTTTAATAGGTTTTAGCTTTGAGCCTGAATTTTAATTCAAGGCTGTTGATTAATAATCCAATGATTCAAGATATCCTAGATGATGCGATCGCTGTACTAACACAAGCTACAATTAACGATTGTAACCGCCGTTAGGATAGGGTTAATTGTTGCGATCATAACGAATTTAGAGGGAATGATCGGATTATATCACCCACTTTTTCGGAATTATCCTTAACCGCAGAACAGGTATTAACTGTTTAGTATTCCGAGAAATTGGGTTTCTGCCTTAACCTTTGCTGCATAATAGAAGGATAGCTGAAGAAATCCGGCTTCTACAATTTAAAGGTAAAATCATGGCTGTTGAATATGATTTGGTGGTGATTGGAGGTGGTTCTGGGGGGTTAGTTGTTGCTAGTGCCGCTGCCCAATTAAAGGCAAAAGTTGCCTTAATAGAACGCGATCGCTTAGGGGGGGATTGTTTATGGTTTGGTTGTGTTCCCAGTAAGTCTTTAATTCATGCTTCCAGGGTGGCTTATGAAGTTAAAAACGCGGCTAAATTTGGGATTTATACTGATAATTATAACATTAATTTTGCCAAAGTCGCAAGTCATGTTCAACAGGTTATTTCTACTATTCAACCCCATGATTCTCCCGAACGGTTTGAATCTTTAGGAGTTGAGGTTATTTTTGGAGATGGTCAATTTTTAGATAACAAAACCTTTAGTATTAACGGGCGTAAACTAACTGCTAGAGCTTTTGTAATTTCCACGGGTTCCCGGGCGGCTATTCCTAATATTCCAGGGTTAAATCAAGCGGGTTTTCTTACTAATGAACAGATATTTTCTATACAAAATTGTCCTGAATCCTTAGCAATTTTTGGAGGGGGGCCAATAGGTTGTGAACTGGGACAAGCCTTTTCGCGGTTAGGGTCAAAGGTGACAATTTTATCGAGTCGAAATCAGATTTTACCGAAAGAAGATCCGGAAGCTGCAAAGGTGGTTCAAGATCAATTATTATCGGAAAATATTGTGATTTTAAACAATACCAAAGCGGAAAGAGTTGAAATAGAAAATGGCAAAAAGAAAATTATTGCGGGGAATAATATTATTTTAGCCGATGAAATTTTAGTTTCCGTGGGACGAGTTCCCAATATTGAATCCTTGAATTTGGAAGCAGCAGGTGTTACTATTAATCAATCGGGAATTAAAGTTAATCATAAACTCCAAACCACTAATCCGTATATTTACGCTTGTGGGGATGTGATTGGGGGGTATCAATTTACTCATGTTGCGGGTTATGAAGCCGTTGTGGTGTTAACCAATGCCCTATTTTTTCCGATTAGTAAAGTTAACTATCGGGTGATTCCTTGGGCGACTTTTACCGATCCTGAATTAGCCAGAGTTGGGTTAACAGAAGCACAAGCAAAGGAAAAGTATGGGGAGGATATTTGTTTTTTAAAACAACATTTTGCGGGAGTTGATCGCGCCATTGCTGAAGCAAAAACCCTAGGATTTGCTAAAATTATTACTCGGAGTAATGGTGAAATTTTAGGGGCTCATTTAGTGGGTGTATCCGCCGGAGAGTTAATTCATGAAATTGTTTTAGCGATGTCTCATGGTTTGAAGGTTTCTGCTTTAACTGGGATTCATATTTATCCGACTTTATCTGAAGTTAATAGTAAGGCAGCTTTATTGTTACAAAAACAAAAATATGCAGCTAATACTTGGCAACAAACGCTTTTAGAACGGTTTTTTAATTGGAGGCGATCGCTTTAATCAAAACCCATGAAAATTACAACTTATAATCTTGATATAAAAAGTTCGTTGTTGGGCTTCAATACGCCGCATCGCAACAAAAGACTAACTCATCATTTGTCTGTTCAACAAGTGAGAAAATTTTGGGCAATTCTCTAATGATCGTCATAGAATTCTAATAAAGCTACTAAAAAATTAAGTAATTCATGAATTACTCCTAGATCTCAGGTTACATCCCCTGTTCCATGTTCCCTACCATAGCAACTAAAACCACAGCAGAACGGGGGCTGAGATGATAATATTTTCCTATAATTGGTCGGGCAACATTCAAGCGACTAATATCATTAGGAACCGCTAAGGCCGTATCTACTAAACGATGCCAACGTTCTCCTTTAGAGAGGGGAGGTAATTGAAAGTTTAAGGGTTCCCAATAGGAATTTAACATAATGTGGAGATGTTCGCCTTTTTGGGGATGATATAAACTAAAAGAAATAGTGCGAGAACTGTCATCTAAGTCAGGTTTTCCTATTTTGACTCCATGCCAAATCACATAGGGCAAATCACCCTCTATATTCATTTCTAAAATATCATCTAATTGAAAGAGATGGAGTTCTTTTTTAAAGCGGATTAAACTTTTCACAAACCGCAAGACATCAGGATGTTTCCCGACATCACTCCAGTCAAACCACCCTAACGGATTATCCTGACAGTAGGCGTTATTATTTCCAAATTGTGTCCGACAAACCTCATCCCCCATTAACATCATCGGAGTCCCTTGAGACAATAATAAAATCACCCACAGATTTTTAATTTGTTGCAGGCGTAAGGCTTGAATATAGAGGTCATCCGTCGGCCCTTCAATGCCACAATTCCAACTAAAATTATATTCAGAACCGTCTCGGTTTTCCTCTCCATTAGCATCGTTATGTTTTTCATTATAACAAACTAAATCATGCAGGGTAAAACCATCATGACAGGTAACAAAATTAATACTACAATGCACTTCTCGATCAGGATGGGGATAAATATCAGGACTCCCCATAATTCGATAGGCTAATTTTTCAATTTGTCCTTCATCTCCCTTGACAAAACGACGGACATCATCCCTAAATTGTCCGTTCCATTCCGCAAAACGATCGCCCGCTAAAGAACCCACTTGATATAATCCGCCAGCATCCCAAGCTTCAACAATTAATTTTGCCCCGGCTAATACGGGGTCAGATTTAATAATCCATAAAATCGGGGCATCTTCAATCGGATTTCCTTCTTTATCCCTGGATAAAATTGAAGCCAAATCAAAGCGAAATCCATCGACGTGCATTTCTGAAACCCAATATCTCAGACTATCAATAATTAACTGTCCTGAGATTTCATGATTGGCTTTAATGGTATTTCCGCAGCCACTATAATTACTATAATACGCCGGATTATCTTTTTCTAAAATATAATACATACTGTTATCAAGTCCCCG includes:
- a CDS encoding TPR domain protein, whose translation is MKQKIIAGVALLAVFSPLTPAQAENLQQTQQLLSTKQCQNCDLSGAGLVLANLVGANLNGANLVGANLSRANLTGADLRGANLAGASLFGANLTGANLAGANLNGTDLRSSYLTNAILDAKSINNAQLVGVIGLPASVGDAEDFYRLGVSEAKAGHYVNAIDFYNQALRLDDKLAAAYFARSMALADLGNLTGAMADAKQAEQLYKTLNSPEGEKFSLQLVEALEYKLNPEENKPRGGFVGMLESAAPILLKLLF
- a CDS encoding extracellular solute-binding protein — translated: MQMDKKLAVSLLSLLFTVSFPLSVWAETVLEKVSQTGVLTAGVRTDAVPFGYTDKNDTLQGYSVDLIKLIQQRLEKQLNKPIKLELKTVNLKNRFEQVETGKLDIVCEATSITPEREQKVDFSTPYFTSGIQLLAREADAERLNPTLTSETELKTVRESNITVGFLLGTTTDDQFRPIYPEAKWQVIGSRADGIRRLKAEEIDLVASDGILLLGELWRQGLDFKAFALVPSQPLTFENYGCILPKNSSQWGTLVNQTITSEENTQLWNKWFDPKTGRFPYQRFQTSTKS
- a CDS encoding pyridine nucleotide-disulphide oxidoreductase dimerisation region, with the translated sequence MAVEYDLVVIGGGSGGLVVASAAAQLKAKVALIERDRLGGDCLWFGCVPSKSLIHASRVAYEVKNAAKFGIYTDNYNINFAKVASHVQQVISTIQPHDSPERFESLGVEVIFGDGQFLDNKTFSINGRKLTARAFVISTGSRAAIPNIPGLNQAGFLTNEQIFSIQNCPESLAIFGGGPIGCELGQAFSRLGSKVTILSSRNQILPKEDPEAAKVVQDQLLSENIVILNNTKAERVEIENGKKKIIAGNNIILADEILVSVGRVPNIESLNLEAAGVTINQSGIKVNHKLQTTNPYIYACGDVIGGYQFTHVAGYEAVVVLTNALFFPISKVNYRVIPWATFTDPELARVGLTEAQAKEKYGEDICFLKQHFAGVDRAIAEAKTLGFAKIITRSNGEILGAHLVGVSAGELIHEIVLAMSHGLKVSALTGIHIYPTLSEVNSKAALLLQKQKYAANTWQQTLLERFFNWRRSL
- the glgX gene encoding glycogen debranching enzyme — its product is MHLDILSGQSYPLGATVYANGVNFCIFSKNCTAIELLLFDTPDAHEPTRVIRFDPKHNKTFYYWHIFVPGIQTGQIYGYRVYGLYEPELGYRFDPQKVLLDPYAKAIVNTENYSRAAASIPGDNCSQALKGVVIDKRGYDWEGDKPLELPYAQTIIYELHVGGFTRNPNSGVATEKRGTYAGLIEKIPYLKDLGITAVELLPIHQFDEQDAVPPRSNYWGYSTISFFAPHREYSSNQDASGPINEFRDMVKAFHKAGIEVILDVVYNHTAEGNEEGPTLSFRGLDNSMYYILEKDNPAYYSNYSGCGNTIKANHEISGQLIIDSLRYWVSEMHVDGFRFDLASILSRDKEGNPIEDAPILWIIKSDPVLAGAKLIVEAWDAGGLYQVGSLAGDRFAEWNGQFRDDVRRFVKGDEGQIEKLAYRIMGSPDIYPHPDREVHCSINFVTCHDGFTLHDLVCYNEKHNDANGEENRDGSEYNFSWNCGIEGPTDDLYIQALRLQQIKNLWVILLLSQGTPMMLMGDEVCRTQFGNNNAYCQDNPLGWFDWSDVGKHPDVLRFVKSLIRFKKELHLFQLDDILEMNIEGDLPYVIWHGVKIGKPDLDDSSRTISFSLYHPQKGEHLHIMLNSYWEPLNFQLPPLSKGERWHRLVDTALAVPNDISRLNVARPIIGKYYHLSPRSAVVLVAMVGNMEQGM